A genome region from Carassius gibelio isolate Cgi1373 ecotype wild population from Czech Republic chromosome A23, carGib1.2-hapl.c, whole genome shotgun sequence includes the following:
- the LOC127944738 gene encoding extended synaptotagmin-1, whose translation MQKEPMSFDDADLSAAVSPEAEDSPPPRSSAGKHAVTVLWSFGKYLGALLPVYLAGYFGFSISVVLLGLVVYIGWKHSRDEKQARLQSAMYFVENEQVVTATRVFGSRRELPAWVNFPDVEKVEWMNQILQHAWPFIGQCLEKLMVETVAPLIRATSTYLQTLSFTKVDLGNRALRVVGVKAYTEFDKRQVILDLYISYDGDLEINVEVKRYFCKAGVKGIQFHGRLRVILEPLIGDVPLIGAITMFFIRRPKLDINWTGLTNLLDIPCLNAMSDTMILDAIASFMVLPNRLTIPLVANLHVAQLRSPLPRGIVRIHLLEAENLVPKDFQMKGLISGTSDPYAVLRVGTQTFTSQHVENNLNPQWREMYEVIVHEVPGQELELEVFDKDPNQDDFLGRMKLDLGIVKTEVLLDEWYTLRDVASGQVHLKLEWLSLLPSAERLDEVLERNKNITVCGKTAHPPSAAILTVYLDRAQDLPFKKGNKDPSPMVQISVQETTKESKMVYGNNNPVWEEAFTFFIQDPRKQDIDIQVKDDDKALSLGTLSIPLSRLLSSAELSMDQWFQLEKSGPASRIYITAMLRVLWLNEEAILTKPVSPVPGEGDNESEVSPGLTPTPKLPEHTSPDGNFASEGVLRIHLVEAQSLVAEDMGEGKSDPYVKIQVGGLAFKSKVIEENLNPVWNELYEVILTQLQGQEVEFDLYDKDIDQDDFLGRVKVSLEDLISAQFTDQWYTLNDVKSGRLHLVLEWLPKISDPTRLEQILHYNYRQSYLNKIVPSAALLFVYVERAHGLPLKKSGKEPEAGAEVSLKNVSRRTKVVNPSTSPQWHEAFHFLIRNPSEDTLIVKLSHSWGQALGSLGLPVRELLDQKDLVLDRWFSLDGAMPESQILLRAELKLLDSKLAQNAEDSSPVIPAGDAAAAANPELRLRNVSVQGGEDASSTMKAQVKLSVAYLSEENRLVITVHACRNLPSYSKDPPDTYISFILLPDKNRSTKRKTSVKKKSLKPEFNERFDFNMSLEEAKQKHLEMSVKNSVSFMSREKELLGKLQIDLSQLDLKTGVLQWYDLSQETN comes from the exons ATGCAGAAAGAGCCAATGTCATTTGATGATGCGGATCTGAGCGCGGCTGTCTCTCCGGAGGCTGAGGACTCTCCTCCGCCGCGGAGCTCCGCTGGAAAACACGCCGTGACAGTTCTCTGGTCTTTTGGAAAGTACCTCGGCGCCTTACTGCCGGTCTACCTGGCTGGATATTTCGGATTCAGTATCAGTGTAGTTCTGCTTGGTCTCGTGGTTTATATTGGATGGAAACACAGTCGCGATGAAAAACAAGCTCGACTGCAAAGCGCGATGTATTTTGTGGAGAATGAGCAGGTTGTCACCGCTACACGGGTATTTGGCAGTAGACGGGAATTACCGGCATGG GTGAACTTTCCTGACGTGGAAAAGGTTGAGTGGATGAACCAG ATATTGCAGCATGCCTGGCCATTTATTGGACAATGTCTAGAGAAGCTGATGGTGGAGACTGTTGCCCCTTTGATCCGAGCCACCAGCACTTATCTGCAAACGCTCAGCTTCACCAAAGTTGACTTGGGCAACAGG gctTTGAGGGTAGTTGGGGTGAAGGCCTACACTGAGTTTGATAAGCGTCAAGTGATACTGGATCTTTATATCAG TTATGATGGAGATCTGGAGATTAACGTTGAAGTGAAAAGGTACTTCTGTAAAGCTGGAGTGAAAGGCATTCAG TTCCATGGAAGATTGAGGGTGATCTTGGAACCTCTAATTGGAGATGTTCCTCTCATTGGAGCCATCACCATGTTCTTCATTCGCAGACCT AAACTTGACATCAACTGGACAGGCTTGACCAATTTACTAGACATACCTTGTTTGAA TGCCATGTCGGACACTATGATATTGGATGCAATCGCCTCTTTCATGGTTCTCCCTAATCGTCTCACTATTCCTTTGGTGGCCAATCTGCACGTAGCACAGCTTCGTTCCCCTCTCCCACGG GGTATAGTGCGTATCCACTTGCTGGAAGCAGAAAATCTTGTTCCCAAGGATTTCCAAATGAAAGGTTTGATATCTGGGACGTCTGACCCATATGCAGTGCTACGGGTGGGCACACAGACCTTCACCTCCCAACATGTCGAAAACAACCTTAATCCTCAGTGGAGGGAGATGTACGAG GTGATTGTTCATGAAGTACCTGGTCAGgagctggagctggaggtgtTTGATAAAGATCCTAACCAGGATGACTTTCTTGGAag AATGAAGCTGGATTTAGGTATAGTAAAGACAGAAGTCCTTTTGGATGag TGGTACACTTTAAGGGATGTGGCATCAGGTCAGGTTCATCTCAAGCTGGAATGGCTGTCTCTGCTGCCCTCTGCAGAGCGCCTTGATGAA GTTCTGGAGAGGAATAAAAACATAACGGTGTGCGGTAAAACAGCACATCCTCCTTCTGCTGCCATTTTGACTGTTTATCTGGACCGGGCACAAGATCTACCT TTCAAGAAAGGCAATAAGGATCCCAGCCCCATGGTGCAGATTTCTGTACAGGAAACCACCAAAGAGAGCAAG ATGGTGTATGGGAATAATAATCCAGTATGGGAGGAagcctttacattttttatacaggACCCACGCAAACAAGATATCGACATCCAG GTGAAGGATGATGACAAGGCTTTGAGTCTGGGCACTTTGTCTATCCCTCTGTCCCGTCTGCTCTCCAGTGCTGAGCTCAGCATGGATCAGTGGTTTCAACTGGAAAAGTCCGGACCGGCCAGCCGTATCTACATCACAGCTATGCTGAGG GTGTTGTGGCTGAATGAAGAAGCCATCCTTACAAAACCTGTGTCTCCAGTACCCGGGGAAGGAGATAATGAATCAGAAGTGTCTCCAGGGTTGACCCCCACTCCGAAACTTCCCGAGCACACTAGCCCAGATGGCAATTTTGCATCTGAG GGTGTCCTGCGGATTCACCTGGTAGAAGCCCAGAGTCTTGTCGCTGAGGACATGGGGGAGGGAAAGAGTGACCCGTATGTGAAGATCCAAGTGGGGGGACTGGCCTTCAAGAGTAAGGTCATCGAAGAGAACCTCAACCCCGTCTGGAATGAACTGTATGAG GTGATCTTGACCCAGCTGCAAGGTCAGGAGGTGGAGTTTGACCTTTATGATAAAGACATCGATCAGGATGACTTCCTTGGCAG GGTTAAAGTGAGTCTTGAAGATCTCATCAGTGCTCAGTTTACTGATCAG TGGTATACTCTGAATGATGTGAAGTCTGGACGACTTCATCTTGTGTTGGAATGGTTGCCTAAAATTTCAGATCCCACTAGACTTGAACAG ATCCTACATTACAACTATCGGCAGTCTTACCTCAATAAAATAGTTCCCTCTGCTGCGCTGCTTTTTGTGTATGTTGAGAGAGCACATGGTCTGCCT TTAAAAAAGAGCGGGAAAGAGCCGGAAGCAGGAGCAGAAGTGTCTCTGAAAAACGTATCCCGCCGGACCAAA GTGGTCAATCCCTCGACTTCTCCACAGTGGCATGAAGCTTTTCATTTCCTGATTCGTAATCCATCAGAAGACACACTTATAGTCAAA CTCTCTCACAGCTGGGGTCAGGCTCTGGGCTCTCTTGGGCTTCCTGTGAGGGAGCTGCTGGATCAGAAGGATCTGGTGCTGGACCGCTGGTTCAGTCTGGATGGAGCCATGCCTGAAAGTCAGATTCTGCTGAGAGCTGAACTCAAG CTCCTAGACAGCAAGTTGGCTCAAAATGCAGAGGATTCAAGTCCTGTCATCCCCGCTGGAGACGCAGCTGCTGCAGCCAATCCTGAGCTGCGACTCAGAAATGTGTCCGTCCAAGG AGGCGAGGATGCCAGTTCAACCATGAAGGCCCAGGTGAAACTCTCTGTTGCCTATTTATCTGAGGAGAACCGATTGGTTATTACCGTCCATGCCTGCAG GAACTTGCCGTCCTACTCTAAGGATCCTCCAGATACTTATATCTCATTTATTCTACTTCCGGACAAGAACCGGAGCACCAAAAGAAAGACCAGTGTTAAGAAGAAAAGTCTCAAACCTGAGTTCAATGAGAG ATTTGATTTTAACATGTCACTTGAAGAAGCTAAGCAGAAACATCTCGAAATGTCTGTCAAGAACAGCGTTTCCTTCATGAGTCGTGAAAAAGAGCTTCTTGGCAAG